One stretch of Bactrocera tryoni isolate S06 unplaced genomic scaffold, CSIRO_BtryS06_freeze2 scaffold_7, whole genome shotgun sequence DNA includes these proteins:
- the LOC120781787 gene encoding uncharacterized protein LOC120781787, translated as MQGENVPSKKGPTVQTGIDRYINVKRKLSPIKTAVNTKKIQANTPNTKKPEILNGNRFALLSKELNDEAKGTTTVVNAKPPPIYLRERSSNALVSKMSNIIGTNNFHIVPLKKGNIDETKIQTYTEKSFMEIVKFPSNNNKNYYSYQLKSSKGLVVVIKGIESSVDSNDVRKALEEGGFSIKSVR; from the exons atgcaaggtgagaatgtaccaagcaaaaaagggccaacagttcagactggtattgatcgctacattaatgtaaaaaggaaattgaGTCCTATTAAAAcagcggtcaataccaaaaaaattcaaGCAAACACGCCAAACACCAAAAAGCCAGAAATTcttaatggcaacagatttgcatTACTAAGCAAAGAGCTTAACGACGAAGCAAAGGGTACCACCACGGTCGTGAATGCTAAACCCCCTCCAATctatttgcgtgagcgtagctcaaatgcgcttgtttcaaaaatgagcaatataataggcacaaacaatttccacattgtgcccttgaaaaaaggtaacatagatgaaacaaaaattcaaacatacactgaaaaaagtttcatggaaattgtaaaattcccatcaaataataacaagaattactactcttaccaactgaagagctcaaaaggcctagttgttgtcataaaaggtATAGAGTCTTCGGTAGACTCTAACGACGTTAGAAAAGCACTAGAAGAAGGTGGTTTTAGCATTaaatcagta agatga